The Populus trichocarpa isolate Nisqually-1 chromosome 2, P.trichocarpa_v4.1, whole genome shotgun sequence genome has a window encoding:
- the LOC7487751 gene encoding protein NTM1-like 9 yields MTNRALSFPSSPVGYVFRPTDEELVNHYLRLKMHGGYEQEVSIIAEVNVCDFEPWVLPGLSTYQSNDPESYFFCPRSYKYVNSHQANRTTVAGYWKVTGKNRIIKAKSTKEHIATKKTLVFYENRVPNGVKTDWVIHEYHPTFSFHNQRDFVLCKLKKHPDENMPTFEESESSSNVPYGFGNQNPTVRNYPLILEEGGHTAQMASNLANNRLEEEINQLRTQLESFRGFDDGDFGLNSALQFSPGNYM; encoded by the exons ATGACAAACAGAGCTTTATCTTTCCCATCATCTCCTGTTGGCTATGTATTTCGTCCGACCGATGAAGAATTGGTGAATCATTACCTGAGGTTAAAAATGCATGGCGGCTATGAACAAGAAGTCAGCATAATCGCCGAAGTTAATGTGTGCGATTTTGAGCCTTGGGTACTCCCTG GGCTTTCTACATATCAGTCAAACGATCCAGAGAGTTATTTCTTTTGTCCTCGCAGTTATAAGTACGTAAATAGTCACCAGGCTAATAGGACAACTGTAGCTGGATACTGGAAAGTGACCGGCAAGAATCGTATAATCAAAGCTAAATCTACCAAGGAGCATATTGCTACCAAGAAGACTCTGGTTTTCTACGAGAATCGTGTTCCTAATGGAGTCAAGACCGATTGGGTCATCCACGAGTACCATCCAACTTTCAGCTTCCACAACCAG AGGGACTTCGTTCTCTGCAAACTGAAGAAACATCCAGATGAGAACATGCCAACATTTGAAGAAAGTGAATCAAGTTCCAATGTTCCTTATGGTTTTGGAAATCAAAATCCAACTGTGCGTAATTATCCCTTGATCTTGGAAGAAGGTGGACATACTGCCCAGATGGCTTCTAATTTAGCAAACAATAGGCTAGAG GAAGAGATCAATCAACTCCGAACACAACTGGAATCATTCCGTGGATTTGATGATGGAGATTTCGGCCTGAATTCTGCCCTGCAGTTTTCACCCGGGAATTATATGTAA
- the LOC7487752 gene encoding NAC domain-containing protein 45 produces the protein MAFFPVLGRGMNSKIQSVMENPTDGMPSAPTVGYRFRPTDEELISNYLKPKLLGDDLEDLLIIAEVRVCKHEPWDLPVKSEIKSDDAVWYFFCPRDLKYSNSRRSNRRTKAGFWKPTGKTIKVKAKRNKEVIGTKRTLVFYRSASPKAERTAWIIHEYEVFVSDSKLSNLGEYVLCKLKKKLDEKTSKGVPKNHTASTSGFEAEPSCSMASDFENPNRSELTTNSACVESKSSHRLASDFEKPNSNELPTNLAQEASESSHFSTTNNQNPNELMSNSAYYGNGLHHSMATNFGNPNSNELISSSFYDGRGVLHSMTSNYEIQYPNELISNSAYDGSGGLLHSMTSNYEIQYPNELIVNSAYNVSEQSHYMASDSENQNPIETTYVSPYEYWLTASDFEDPLSPLQPEGETGPSMEMPFQFTNCLLASDFENQNIDKETDISAPVEGERSSPTVMPLDLENQNPWGKIDMSTLEEGGLCCLMASPESSPADDSFLQFPQLSPELALAELEAFLELEDSLNPPPQPPASTSTEEVPNYKGIGSVSY, from the exons ATGGCTTTCTTTCCTGTTTTAGGAAGAGGAATGAATAGCAAGATCCAATCAG TTATGGAAAATCCAACAGACGGAATGCCATCCGCACCAACAGTTGGATATAGGTTTCGTCCAACGGACGAAGAGTTAATTAGCAATTACTTGAAGCCAAAATTGCTCGGTGATGACTTGGAAGACTTACTCATCATCGCAGAGGTCAGAGTCTGTAAACATGAACCCTGGGATCTACCTG TTAAATCGGAAATTAAGTCCGATGATGCAGTTTGGTATTTCTTTTGCCCTCGCGATTTAAAGTACTCAAACAGCAGACGCTCTAACCGGAGAACGAAAGCCGGATTCTGGAAACCAACCGGCAAAACTATTAAAGTAAAGGCTAAGCGTAACAAGGAGGTGATTGGTACTAAGAGGACTTTGGTTTTCTATAGATCAGCTAGTCCTAAAGCCGAGAGGACTGCATGGATCATTCATGAATACGAAGTGTTCGTATCTGATTCAAAGCTCTCTAATCTG GGGGAATATGTTCTctgtaaattgaagaaaaaactagaTGAGAAAACCAGTAAAGGTGTACCAAAAAACCATACCGCTTCTACCTCAGGTTTTGAAGCTGAACCAAGCTGCAGTATGGCTTCTGATTTTGAAAATCCAAATCGTAGTGAGTTGACAACGAATTCTGCTTGTGTCGAAAGTAAATCAAGCCACCGTCTGGCTTCtgattttgaaaaaccaaactCAAATGAGCTGCCGACTAACTTAGCTCAGGAAGCGAGTGAGTCGAGCCACTTTTCGACTACTAATAACCAAAACCCAAATGAGCTGATGTCTAATTCGGCTTATTATGGAAATGGTTTGCACCACTCCATGGCTACTAATTTTGGTAATCCAAACTCAAATGAGCTGATATCTAGTTCATTCTATGATGGACGTGGTGTACTCCACTCCATGActtcaaattatgaaattcaataccCAAATGAGCTGATTTCTAATTCGGCTTATGATGGAAGTGGTGGTTTACTCCACTCCATGActtcaaattatgaaattcaataccCAAATGAGCTGATAGTTAATTCAGCTTATAATGTAAGTGAACAGAGCCACTATATGGCTTCTGATTCtgaaaatcaaaacccaatAGAGACGACTTATGTGTCACCCTATGAGTATTGGTTGACGGCTTCTGATTTCGAAGATCCATTATCACCTCTTCAACCTGAAGGTGAAACCGGTCCTTCCATGGAGATGCCTTTTCAGTTTACAAATTGCCTACTGGCTtctgattttgaaaatcaaaatatagaCAAGGAAACAGATATATCAGCCCCCGTTGAAGGTGAAAGGAGTTCTCCTACAGTAATGCCTTTGGATTTGGAAAATCAAAATCCTTGGGGGAAGATTGATATGTCAACCCTTGAAGAAGGTGGTTTGTGTTGCTTGATGGCTTCACCAGAAAGCAGTCCAGCAGATGATTCGTTTCTGCAGTTTCCACAG CTAAGCCCTGAACTGGCATTGGCTGAGCTGGAAGCATTCCTGGAGCTAGAGGACAGCCTTAACCCTCCGCCTCAGCCACCTGCATCTACAAGCACCGAGGAAGTCCCTAATTATAAGGGCATTGGTTCTGTGTCTTATTGA
- the LOC7487753 gene encoding uncharacterized calcium-binding protein At1g02270 — translation MVAVVESNANSNIVGQLNSGFNESNILNGNGTISRTNSGCGYVSSTSSAMTDEPCVSCTTFNILAPIYKRLDQKNQSVRESNFRAVWLSRNQKILNWLLHERSSIICLQEFWVGNEELVHMYQQSLGDAGYVTFQLARTNNRGDGLLTAVRKDCFTVLNCREVLFHDCGDRVAQLLHVQSALPFSQNRKGTAQQEFLIVNTHLLFPHDSCLSVVRLDQVYKILQYVEQYQRENKLNLMPILLCGDWNGSKSGHVYKFLRSQGFVSSYDIAHQYTDSYADAHRWVSHRNHRGNICGVDFIWLCNSIKSRKPLKKSWSEAVFGIIKCQLQKASLVEKDAFAFLKADNHGNFITYSAFCEALRQVNLIGLPYGLSSQETEDLWMQADINGNGVVGYEEFKRRIWNSECSEPREENCSERTGDCEQGLEEEAIGFNVKKAVLFPREAEKGRWPENYSLSDHAPLTVVFSPVRIQGSQRVTRL, via the exons ATG GTTGCGGTCGTGGAGTCTAATGCGAATTCAAACATCGTGGGTCAGTTAAATTCAGGATTTAATGAGAGTAATATTTTAAATGGAAATGGAACTATTTCAAGAACCAACAGTGGTTGTGGCTATGTGTCTTCAACGAGTTCAGCAATGACTGATGAGCCTTGTGTTTCTTGCACTACTTTTAACATCCTGGCTCCTATCTACAAGCGACTTGATCAAAAG AATCAAAGTGTTCGTGAAAGCAATTTCAGAGCAGTTTGGCTCTCTAGAAACCAGAAGATTTTGAATTGGTTGCTTCACGAGAGATCTTCAATTATATGTCTCCAG gAATTCTGGGTTGGAAATGAAGAACTTGTGCATATGTACCAGCAGAGCCTTGGTGATGCTGGCTATGTGACTTTCCAGCTTGCACGAACCAATAACCGGGGAGATG GCCTGCTAACTGCTGTGCGTAAGGACTGCTTTACGGTTCTAAATTGTCGAGAGGTGCTCTTCCATGACTGTGGAGATCGTGTTGCTCAGTTACTGCATGTCCAATCAGCGCTTCCCTTTTCACAAAACCGGAAAGGCACTGCTCAGCAAGAATTTCTTATTGTTAACACTCACTTATTATTTCCTCACGATTCCTGTCTGTCTGTAGTTAGACTGGATCAG gtttacaAAATACTACAATATGTGGAACAATATCAGAGAGAAAACAAACTCAACCTTATGCCAATCCTACTCTGTGG TGATTGGAATGGAAGCAAGAGTGGACATGTTTACAAATTCCTGAGGTCTCAGGGGTTTGTATCTTCATATGACATTGCCCATCAATATACTGACAGTTATGCAGATGCTCACAGG TGGGTTAGCCACCGAAATCATAGGGGTAACATCTGTGGTGTTGACTTCATATGGCTGTGTAATTCTATTAAATCAAGGAAACCATTGAAGAAAAGTTGGTCTGAAGCAGTATTTGGAATAATAAAG TGTCAGCTCCAAAAAGCTTCGTTGGTTGAAAAGGATGCATTTGCATTTCTAAAGGCTGACAACCATGGCAATTTTATAACATATTCAGCTTTCTGTGAAGCACTCCGCCAG GTAAATTTAATTGGTCTTCCTTATGGACTCAGTTCCCAGGAGACAGAAGATTTGTGGATGCAAGCTGACATTAATGGAAATGGAGTTGTTGGGTATGAAGAATTTAAG AGGAGGATATGGAATTCAGAATGCTCAGAGCCAAGAGAGGAAAACTGCAGTGAGAGGACAGGGGACTGTGAACAGGGCTTAGAGGAAGAAGCCATTGGTTTCAATGTAAAGAAAGCAGTTCTATTCCCTCGAGAAGCTGAGAAAGGAAGGTGGCCAGAAAATTATTCCCTCTCAGATCATGCTCCACTCACCGTGGTGTTTTCTCCAGTAAGAATCCAGGGATCCCAGCGTGTGACACGTTTGTAG